A genomic region of Staphylococcus roterodami contains the following coding sequences:
- the secY2 gene encoding accessory Sec system protein translocase subunit SecY2: MIKLLQQYEYKIVYKRMLYTCFILFIYILGTNISIVSYGDMQVKHESFFKIAISNMGGDVNTLNIFTLGLGPWLTSMIILMLISYRNMDKYMKQTRLEKHYKERILTLILSVIQSYFVIHEYVMKDRVHHENIYLMILILITGTMLLVWLADKNSRYGIAGPMPIVMVSIIKSMMHQRFEHIDAGHLIITLLLILVIITLIILLFIELVEVRLPYIDLMNVSATNMKSYLSWKVNPAGSITLMMSISVFVFLKSGIHFILSIFNDDISDDLQMLTFDSAIGISIYLIIQLMLGYFLSRFLINTKQKAKDFLKSGNYFLTVKPGKDTERYLNRNARRMCWFGSALVTVIIGIPLYCTLLVPHLSTEIYFAVQLIVLIYISINIAETIRTYLYFDKYKSFLNQYW, translated from the coding sequence ATGATAAAACTTTTACAACAATATGAATATAAAATTGTATACAAACGTATGCTTTACACATGTTTTATCTTGTTTATATATATTTTAGGCACAAATATTTCGATTGTTTCATATGGCGATATGCAGGTAAAACATGAGTCGTTTTTTAAGATAGCAATTTCTAATATGGGTGGCGACGTTAATACATTGAATATTTTCACGCTCGGTTTAGGACCATGGCTAACATCAATGATTATATTGATGCTTATTTCATATAGAAACATGGATAAGTATATGAAACAAACTCGTTTAGAGAAACATTATAAGGAACGCATTTTAACTTTAATTTTAAGTGTGATTCAAAGTTATTTTGTAATCCATGAATACGTTATGAAAGATCGTGTACATCATGAAAACATTTATTTGATGATATTAATTTTGATTACCGGAACGATGTTACTTGTTTGGCTAGCTGATAAAAATAGTCGCTATGGCATTGCAGGTCCGATGCCTATTGTGATGGTTAGTATTATTAAATCAATGATGCATCAAAGGTTTGAACATATCGATGCAGGCCATTTAATCATCACATTATTATTAATTCTCGTGATCATCACATTAATTATTTTATTATTTATTGAATTAGTTGAAGTTAGATTACCTTACATTGATTTAATGAATGTGTCAGCAACAAATATGAAATCGTACTTGTCTTGGAAAGTAAATCCTGCAGGTAGTATTACTTTAATGATGAGTATTTCAGTATTTGTTTTCTTAAAAAGTGGCATACATTTTATCTTATCTATATTTAATGATGATATATCTGATGATCTACAGATGCTGACATTTGATAGCGCAATCGGTATTTCGATTTATTTAATCATCCAGTTAATGTTAGGGTACTTTTTATCAAGATTTTTAATAAATACTAAACAAAAAGCAAAAGATTTTTTGAAAAGTGGAAATTATTTCTTAACAGTAAAGCCTGGTAAAGATACTGAACGTTATTTAAACCGTAATGCTCGACGCATGTGCTGGTTTGGTTCTGCATTAGTTACAGTTATTATCGGTATACCACTTTATTGCACGTTACTTGTACCACATTTATCTACAGAAATTTATTTTGCAGTGCAACTGATTGTATTAATTTATATCAGCATTAATATTGCAGAAACAATTCGTACCTATTTATATTTTGATAAATATAAGTCGTTTTTGAATCAATATTGGTAA